CATTTGCTGCACTAGAGGGGGCTGCTGCATTTGTGCATTTTGCTGCATTGAAGGGGCTGCTCCCTGTGCTGTAGCTTGTTGTGTGGGTTGTGCTGGTTGAGTGGTTATTTTTTTTGGCAACGTTTTTCGTTTAATTCCCGCATCGATCACCTTGGCAGGAGGTGGATCTGTTCTCAGGGCAGTGCTTCGCCCCATTGGCTGCTGTGGGCTCGTCCCTGATTTTGAGGCTCTGTTGGCCTTTTGTGTAGTTGTCGCCCGCTTGGGGGCTGGTAGTTTTTTGGCAGAAGCAGCTGCTGGCGCCTTTGCTGCCGGCATTGCCTTTTTGGGCGATCGGGGCAGTGACTTTGTGGGGCTCGGGGGTGGTGCGTGCGCTTGCTTTGGTTCCGCTGGCGCTGGGGCTTGGGCTGCCACTGGGGCTTGGGCTGCCACTGGGGCTTGGGCTGGTGCTTGGTCTGGTGCTGGTGCTTGCAATGGCCGAACTATTGTCTCGGTGCGTTTAACTATATCTGTGATTTGCGTAAACCGTTGTCGGCGTGGATTATCCTTTCGATCTGGACTGGTGGCAGGACTGGTACGCACAACATGGCTGAATTTGCGGTTGGTTTGAATGTATTTGTCGTTGATGTCCAGGCCAGTGCAAGTGTTGACCACATGGCAGTCTGCCTCGTCTATGTTCACATCCAGAATCACTGTAGGGTTCTTCTTTAGTTTGTTTGCCGCACCAGTAATGGGTGACGACGGGCGCGTATTGTTCTCCCCATCCTCGCCGTCCAAATGCAAGATGGAGGAATCGCTGCTCTCGTAATCGTCACAATCATCATCGGAGGTCAGGCAGAAGCATTTGGGATTGTCGTGGCAGCAGGCTCGCTCCGGCGAGCTTGGGAAATTGTGGACCACGCCGCCAGTCGCACGGTTCTCCTTGTCGTCGGGCTGCTCCTGGGGCAAAGGAGTTTGTGTGCTAGTTGTGGCGCGTCCTTGCGCATTGAGAGGATTCATACCACCGGCTGACCGCAGCTTCACTCGAGTATTTTCAGCGTTTCTTTTCATTGCCCGAAGCCtgcatttttttattttgtcgATTTTCTCCTGCTTCCGCTTTGCGGTCTCCTCATTCTCCGCTTGTGCTGCCCGATGGGCGTAACCCACTTGAAATATGGCTGACCGGTAGTCTTGGTGCTTTTTGACCAAAACATTCTCACGCCACACTTTCAGCTCGTCCTGCTTGGTCTGCTGCAATCGGTTTATTTGGCGCTTCTTTTCCGCAGCAACATCCTCGCGTATTTTTCGGGCCAAGCTGTTCGACTTCTCGCGCACCTTAAAAGACAACGTAAATGTTACAAGACCTTCGGAATTAATGCGTCGTAGACTCGCATAGCGTACCTGCTGTAAACGAGTTATGCGACGCTCGTTTTCAAGATCTTTTTTGACACGAACTGGATCGTCGAGTACGCTGACGGGTCTCTTGCAGCTGCTGCCAAAGTGTCCTTTCACAGGTATATGCAAAGCCATCAGCTGTTAATATTTTCCTAACActatacacatacacacggTCAAACGAAAAAACGAACGAATATAAAAGAACACGAATTTAAGAAATATCAAACAGCCAACGTCTTCAAAATCCTAAGCAAGCGCAAGCACAGGGATGCTTAGATCAGTTTGACAGACcctcaaaaatataccgaaatataccgtctcatttgaaaaatatatcgtaaatatactgacgaattcaagttctattatacatattcctcgtttttcatattccgtcgaatattactagttATATTGAACCCTCAGAACttcccacataattttatccgattaataaTTCAATTCAATACTTGACTGTCTTATATTAAATACTTGTTTTTATTGGTTTAGGAGAACATAAGAAAAAATCGTTCCTATTGCTTAAgtttgatattccgttgaattATGCTGACTAACTAAAACTTTTagctctgcccacataatGTTATGCCATtgataaatacattttctacaagattagTTACTTACTTAATTACTcctttttattgtatttagcTACAACAAGGTTTGAAAAAAAGGTCAACAGAAAACAGGGGCAACGTAAGTAAGTATGTAATGTAAGGGACATTGTGGCGTAGAAAAAACCCTCCACCAACAGAGGATAGCCCATCACAAAATAGATAGCAAATCgcaaaaaaagagagcaagtCCCACCAAACTTGAGCGCCAAATAGAAATAGTTTAAAAATGATTTAGCGAAAAGGATTTAAATGCACTCCCTTAGAATAATTGATGCACGGAAGCACGATTTGAGGTAGCGAAAATTCAAAAGACCTGCGTATGGAAGTTTTAATATCCTTTGTTCTTAAATATACCTTTAAACATTAAATTTAATAGATGAAATTgaaatataccattatatatACCGATAATATAATTAGCCTTATCGCAAACGCTCAGAGTGTATATCGATAACATTGATATTATCGATGtatcggctgacaaaatatttATCGCGTACTGCAGAAAAATTCATCGCATCAAACAGCTGGGCCTTTATTGTTTTGGATTACGAGATAGTAAataaaaattttgaaataatttTCGACTCGGCTGAAAAATGTCGTTCCTATTGAGGCAGTTGATCAAGCCGGGGCTGCAGAGGTAATTTCCACATCAAATTCGTTAAAAAATTtgaatataatttttttttgcagaAATCTACTGCAGTCGGCGGTTGCAAGCCGGCATGTCGCCTCGGCCAATCCCGAACAGAAGATACAAGTCAGTGAGAGCTGCTTGAAACGTTTGCGTGAGATCTGCATCGATGGCTCGTTCTTGCGCATAACAGTCGAGGGTGGCGGCTGCTCGGGATTCCAATACAAGTTTGATCTGGACTCAAAAATGAACGAGGACGACCTGCAGTTTGGCGAGGAAAAGGCCAAGGTGGTGATTGACACCGTATCGCTGGATTACTGCACTGGCTCGACCGTGGACTATCACAGCGAGCTGATACGAGCGGGTTTTCGCATGATGGCCAATCCGTTGGCCGAGCAGGGCTGCTCTTGCGGCTCCTCCTTCTCAGTTAAAATGTAATGGGACTGTATTAAACGTTAGTGAATTAtttaatacatatgtatatatatgttcAGTTATATACACGTCGATTGTGGACAAAACAAACAAGAGGGGGCCAGGGGTAGGATATTGCATAATAACGCAGACAGGCTGGGCCTGGGTTAGTTTTTACAATAATATACAGGAAAGCGGCACGCCAGGAGCTCGAGCCCCCTCGATTCATTTGCAGGCAGCCAACTGGTCGCTGAGACTAATCACTTGTTCGGTGAGAACGCTAATTTGCTCCTCATAGTTAATGCGCGTTGTGGTCTGCAAGGAGAGATCCAGATTGTTAGGCTTGGGAATAAATAAAGGCTTGGGGGAGTAACCTACCAGTTCCTCTTCCATCATTTGCAGGGCGCCACCCAGGCTGGCCAGCTGCTCATCCTTGGCCTTCAGCTCATGGGTGGCGTTCTCCAGGCAGTTTTGTAAATGCTGCACCTCCAGTTCGAAGGATCGCAGTCTCGATTCGGCATGTACCTTTAGCCGCAGCAGATCTTCGAACTTTTTGCTGAACACGCTATAAATCAACTGCTCTTTCGAGGGCGGTTCCGGCGGCTCCTGCATGGAGTCACGCGCTCGTTGACTGCCTCTGGCCTCCAGTTCGCTTGGCTTGACGGTAATGCCCGCCGCGGCCGTGCTGCAGCTGCAAATGCTGAGATCCTTGATTGGATTCGAATTAAAGTTCTGGTGCAGCTTGGCCACCTCGTATTGGGCGCGCCAGTGTGCCGCTTCCTTTTCCAGCATTGCAATGCGATCCTCGGCTGTGAGCTGCATGACATGGTTGGAGTTATTTTGCTGGAGGTTGTGCAATGGAGTGTTGTCACTGCCGGTGGCACTCAAAGCGTCCTCGCTGCCAAGCTGTCAAGTGAAGGATGAGGTAAAGGCTTGAAGAATGAGGTACTACACCTACCATGCTGGCCGCATCCACCAGTTTGGTCTCCAGTTCGCTGTTTCTGTGCTGTAATGCTTCGACTTCTTTTCGCAAACGTTTCTCAAGCTCGTTTTGGTCACCAATGCGCTTCTCCAGTTTCTGTTCGAGCGTCGCTATACGCTCCGTGTGCAGCAACAAGTCACGCTGCTTGTCGTCAATCTGTGAGTGGGTGGGTGTGTGTCGGTAAGTTAGAGGAGGAGCCTTTTGTTTTCCCCGTATCACTTACCAATGACGTCAGCTGAGCATTTTCCATGATTTTCTTTTGCAGGTCTTCGAATAGGAGGGCCTCTTGGGCGGCATTAGCTTCGTGCGATGTCTCGGCAGAGGCGGCGTCGCCAACATCCAGTTTGGTGCCACCTAGCAGTCCCCGCCTTGAAGCGGGCTCCTTGTCCTTTTTCTTCCTCTGCTGCTCGTGCACTGAGATTTCTTGTTGCAGTTGCGAGACCCGAGACTCCAGCTGCTTGTTCCGGAAGCCCAACGAGTCTACCTCCTGTTCGGTGCGGCGCAGGGATGTGGCAtactgctgcagctgctcccTGAGGCCACCCTCCTTGGCCTGCTCTTCCAGCACCGCCTTTTTCAGCACAGTGGCCTGGGCACGCAGCTGTGCGTGCGGATGTGTGGATTAAATTAGATTAACGCCAGCCGTTAATGGGCGtaaactgttgctgctgcgggaTGATTCTTACCTTTGAGTATTCGCTGGCTAGTTTCTGGTACTTGTCTGCCGACACTGTGCCATCCATGGTCATAGCTTTCTCCGCCATGCAGGCAGCCAGTGAGAGTCGTTCGTAGGCGGAAATGCGTTTCTTGCAAATATGCCGACGGATtgttttaaacaaaaaaaaacaacaataaacaacaccaacaccaataAACAGACTTTTCGATAAAGCTTACGGTGTGACCATATACCGTCTctttttcaaaatataccgatgaaaaaacgaattTAACCCGCCTTTATTTAAACAAGTGAAAAACTTGATAATTATACTTCTTCTTGTACATACAATGTATCCTTCTTCATTACttacaaaaaaccaaaaatcgTTCACTTtaactgcgctaaaattctTTAAGATTCATACTTTTTGTGGAGTATTTCAATACCCTCTGGTCGGTAATGGGTTAATGCTTTCTGACCATGAACGAAACAAATTTTCGTTGAATTTGATATTCGGtttaatattactagctagctaAGAACCTCAGCCATGACCTTATACTTTAATCAGAtagatgaatcaattttctacaagactGGTCAACATTAAAGAGTTCCATTTATTGGATTGCTTATAAAATATGGTTTAAACAAAAACGCAACGAAATTCTGATCCCTACCGATATGTACATCATTATGGGAGCTCTTGAAAATTACCGATAAGCCGATAACGATTACATATCGTTatatttgaatttaaaatccACCCTCCAAgatattattttatattaaATGTTATAAAATCCTTTATTGACTAAATAGTAACATAAATTAGATGCTCAAAAATCACcattaacttaagaatataTTATCGAAGGGTACCTTCTCAAACAGTTTGTTTGACAACTCGCGGAATATCAGGCCAAAGCTCTTGGCATAGCCTGGTTTTAGCTCGTTGAAAACCGTCTCCCAGTTCTCGTTCAGAAAGCGATTCATGCCATCGGAGAGGGTCTTGTCGTTGAAGAGATTCTCAAAGTTCACGTACACACGCTTCGGATCAAAGCTAACGCGATAATCCTTGAGGCGCATGTACTTGACGCCATCCTTTTCGAAGGGCTCGCCTATCAGACGGTGCTCGATTTTGGTGTTGACCAGCGTTACATTCGCCTTTCCATGGCCGGTGATGGGCAGGAGCAGGATGCGACCAGACATCTCGTATTCGCCGACCATCTCGATGCGATCCGTTCGGCTTTCACAGATGATCAAATGCTTGTCCAGATCGGTTCTGCAAGAGAGTCATTTCCATTAGGACTTCTATCCACATAAATCTACCTGGATTTTACCTATAGCGCAGGATCTTGCTAGTGGAGATCATGTCGTGCACCTTCAAGTTCTTCAAGGCCTGCCGTAGATTTATTGGCGCATTGCCGGCATCTATAACAAGTTTCTTCACGGACAGCGGCTCCAGGGGCGGTATGCCGAATTCTTTATTGCCTGCCAACGGTTTAAATATTGTTATATACCTTTTAGCACGTCATCCCATTATGTGAGCATCTATACGAACCATCTTTCAGCAACACTATGGCCTTATTGACAGCATCCACCAGACACTTGTCGAAGTTTGCATCTCGCTTACATTTGGGGAAGCCTTCGGCTGTGTggaaacaaaacagaaacaaaaaaagatACCCAAATCAGTTGGTCATGACATTGAAATTGGAATCTTGTGGTTTGCGGAAGTCCCAGAgcctgcctgccgcctgccgcctgcaaTTGGGCCAGCTACAGCTGTAGCGCCCGTCCACTTGGCCAGAGTTCGTTGGCCACAAAAACTAGTTTGTGCCCGACGgtaaacaaaacagaaaacagaaacagaaaacacAAATGTCTCTCTAAAGAAGCTGAGCTGGCATATTTTAGTGGCTCAATGTCAAGTTGAAGCGCACGGCGATCGGCAATTTATCATGAATAAATTTTTTGATTGTGAATTGAGAGGCAGACAAAAGCAGACGCATGACCTATGGCAACAGTTTTCATTAATCATCAATGGAATGCTGAAATTAATTTACACACCATCGATATCGGATCGGATCGATtacatctgtgtgtgtgtccttcTCTTGCCTTCTCTTAAGGTGACACATTTTTTCTGTCACTTTACGCGCCGAAGCGGAAGTGTaggactggactggactggactggatgTGGATCAGTGGACTCTCTGCCCGAAACCCGTCGCGTCGCTGTCAACCTGTTTGTAAATTGAAACAGCCACCGCCATAATTGCATAACCTGCACAATAGTCtgcaccacacacacacacctgcCTCGATTTGCATGCCCCCTCCCTTGTCATGTCAGGCCTGTCATTAGAGAACATTATACGGAGGGTGACCTCCAAGTGTCGCGGGCCAAGCGCCCAAAACGAAATTAACTAGCTAATAAACAATATCTATCACGTTTTAACCATAAACATATGCCTCTCGGGGCGTTGGACAAAGTGCGCAAATAGCAAAGAGCAAGTAGTAAAAACAGTAAAACAATAATCAAAGGTTGAAACAATATTAGTTTGCACTTTTGACTCTCGCTGCCGATGCTCCGATGGTAGTGGGGGAATGGAAAAAGGTTGGGGGTTGATACTTACGCAAATCTTGCGTAGCCGTTACAATTAATTCCTGCGCAACCGCAACGATTAGCAGCAGTAATGAAGCTGTTGCCGACACTCGGAACATGTTTTTTGTATACGAAATCGGATGTACGagtggagagagggagatcTATTTCTTAAGTGTAACTTTTTGATTCAcagccacacaaacacacacgcacacacaaaactccacacacacgcacacgcaatACTCCGACTCGAGACCCTTCCGATTCcaattccgattccgatgCCAAGTCCTATTCCCAATCCGTTTCCAGCTGGTGGTTCTCGCCGCGACTTATCACTGTGGTGTGTACACGGGATGCGTCGAGCGCTCGAGTTTTTATACCAAGCTTGAGTCGGCAGCGGCGGCGACGACAGCGCAGACGCGACGAGCAGAGCAGAGGCCACCAAATTGAAAAAGCTTCCAGCAAAATCGATGAAGCTCCTCCAGTCGACAGAGCTTTGGCCCAAAAAGCATGTGTGTGAAAGAGAGAATCGTGTGACCACCCCAAAAAGCGCATGCGGACAACTTTTGCTTTCCGCCTGGTCGCATTTGGCAATGTAACCATTGGCCATAGGCACCGCCATCTCCAGCACTAGCTCAAGTCCCAGATCCAGTTCCAGTCCTAGCCCCCGGGCCAATGCATAAGCAGATCCAATGGGAACGAGTCAGAAGTGAACCCAAACAACCCTGTATTGCcctttcattttcattttcgaTTTGGTTCATTGAACTTTACATGCCTTTAATGGGGCAACGGTTGTAAACCCTAATTGAGGGTTTTTTAGCCATGTCCGAGACGGTAGTAAGCTCGGGATCCATGATAACTGCGACTCGCTTGTTGTCTTATTCAATAAGTGgggcgtttttgttttgggaTCCAGACAGTGGTTTCTGGTTCATTGTCTTGCAGGAAGTTCAATCGGTTGCCTTAATTCAGTCACCTGATTGCTTTTAGTGTATGTTCTACCACTCATAGCATTCGTTCACagctactcgtactcgtacgggTTTTTATTGGGGCAATATGTGAGTGCATAAATCACTAGCAGAAATGTTGATTACTTGTGGTGGAATATTGGTTTGAGGGAATTGGGAAATGCAAATAGGAAATCTTGATCTACATTTAAATGTCCCCTTTTACTGTTTGTTGATGTTGAAATAGATGGAAGAAGTCGAATAATATAGGGGTGGGAATAACGAGACCaatattaaaataaaacaCTTACAAAGGTTCAAAGTCCATATTTATCCTACATATTTGTAACTACAATATTTCATTGTCACCTGAAAACTCCTGCATATGAGGAACATCTCGTTATTAAGTGCGGATTGGGTAAGTTATAGGATTGGAATATTGAGAACAACATTCCCCTAcacaattttattttatttaattttattggTACCAAAACTCGTGCATATTATGAGGAAATTGTATTAAAATTGAGAGCTCTGTTCATATTTTCATGAGATATGATCATTAGCTTACTAATCTATGTGTTGTATCGATCTAATCCTTAACCTTAATCCTTTATAGGCGGCTGTTCCTTACCAAATCAATTTATAGTGATTAAAAATGTATAATCTGTAAATATCTGAGATATATTTCGTTGTTATGGATAGATTAATCTCTGTTGAGTTCATTAAAAGCATAAGCAGACAGAGATCTTCCACATAATCCTATTGGCCAGTACAAAAGATCAATCTATGGTCGAAGATCAAGAACACCttgtaataaaaataataacatTAATCAAATGCTTTAACGTTTTCCCAAAATGTTTATTGCATTGACAGATTTAGAAGATCCCCAAAGATCACTTAAACCAACTACTGTTGATTGATAGAAAAACCAAGTTTGTTGCTTAAGTCTTTGGTTTGGCCAGAAATTTCTTTTGTGTCTAGTACCAAGTGCGTTttgaccaaaaaaaaaaaaacaaacggCCCAAGAACCTCGGGGCGTGTGTCTATGGAAACAGTTGCAATTGTTGTTCAAATATAAACAAATGATGCGTGAGTGTCTGTGTGTTAGCCGGCTAACGGTAAGTATGTATGTGGCCTGATGATTGGTGATAAAGTGCCGAGTTTTTTGGGCACCCATTAGGCACATGTGTGGAAACCGGTTGGCCACGGCGGCAGTCGTCTCTTAACATTCTGTGAGCACGCAATCCGAGTGGAGAGTGGAGCAGAGCCACACACCATTTACCATCAGAGAGGTATTACAAAACCCAACCCGAACCCAAGCCTAATGCATCGCTGCTACAGCCGCGGGAACTTTGGAGCTGGCAGTGCGATGAGATCATCAATAGTGCAGCCACAGCCTCCCCAACAG
This region of Drosophila miranda strain MSH22 chromosome 2, D.miranda_PacBio2.1, whole genome shotgun sequence genomic DNA includes:
- the LOC108157139 gene encoding protein phosphatase 1 regulatory subunit 21 encodes the protein MAEKAMTMDGTVSADKYQKLASEYSKLRAQATVLKKAVLEEQAKEGGLREQLQQYATSLRRTEQEVDSLGFRNKQLESRVSQLQQEISVHEQQRKKKDKEPASRRGLLGGTKLDVGDAASAETSHEANAAQEALLFEDLQKKIMENAQLTSLIDDKQRDLLLHTERIATLEQKLEKRIGDQNELEKRLRKEVEALQHRNSELETKLVDAASMLGSEDALSATGSDNTPLHNLQQNNSNHVMQLTAEDRIAMLEKEAAHWRAQYEVAKLHQNFNSNPIKDLSICSCSTAAAGITVKPSELEARGSQRARDSMQEPPEPPSKEQLIYSVFSKKFEDLLRLKVHAESRLRSFELEVQHLQNCLENATHELKAKDEQLASLGGALQMMEEELTTTRINYEEQISVLTEQVISLSDQLAACK
- the LOC108157744 gene encoding protein takeout gives rise to the protein MFRVSATASLLLLIVAVAQELIVTATQDLPEGFPKCKRDANFDKCLVDAVNKAIVLLKDGNKEFGIPPLEPLSVKKLVIDAGNAPINLRQALKNLKVHDMISTSKILRYRTDLDKHLIICESRTDRIEMVGEYEMSGRILLLPITGHGKANVTLVNTKIEHRLIGEPFEKDGVKYMRLKDYRVSFDPKRVYVNFENLFNDKTLSDGMNRFLNENWETVFNELKPGYAKSFGLIFRELSNKLFEKVPFDNIFLS
- the LOC108157140 gene encoding iron-sulfur cluster assembly 2 homolog, mitochondrial encodes the protein MSFLLRQLIKPGLQRNLLQSAVASRHVASANPEQKIQVSESCLKRLREICIDGSFLRITVEGGGCSGFQYKFDLDSKMNEDDLQFGEEKAKVVIDTVSLDYCTGSTVDYHSELIRAGFRMMANPLAEQGCSCGSSFSVKM